DNA sequence from the Penicillium psychrofluorescens genome assembly, chromosome: 3 genome:
CTGCGTTGTAGAGGTCCTTTTTCGAGGAGCCCCAAGCCGCAATcccgtcctcgtcctcgtctgATTCAGCATCCCGTCGGGGCTTGCCCAtctcatcttcctcatcgaAGGCATCCTCATATTCCTCGCCGTTCTCGAgatcgtcctcgtcctcgtcctcgtcgtagCCTAAGATTTCCTCGTCTGAGGGCTGGAGCAACTCCTCTGTTATGATTGGTTAGAGTCCATAATCGGTTTCCTTTATCAAATCACATACCTTCCTCTGCGATTCTCCGCCGTCTTTTCGCCTCGGGGCCTTCCTCCAGCAGGATGTGATCCCGGCCGGCTTGAAAGTCATCTTCGGAGTCGTCGAATCGCTCTTCGATGTGGAACTTGGACTGTTCTGAGGCTGGAGCCTTCGGTGCCGCAGGGCGACCGCCGGCTTTTCTCTTCCTGGCCATTGTTGATAGTGGTTGTACTACTCGACTTTGGTGATAACTGAGCCCGATAGAATAAATTTTTGGCTTCACCGCCTTCACAGCGCTAGTGGGGCGTTTGTCAAGTTTGCATTGCTTGAATTAATATTACCGTAATATACCGCCTTCTGGTCATAAGATCATCGGTATCGTGTCCTAAACGGTTTGAGCTGTTCCTGCCAAATAAAGCTCAGGAACGTCTGACACGGCAGTCGCGATCGAGAGTGTTTTGGGTTTCCTTTTCCTACTgtctctccttcttcatgTCTCAACTCCCCTTCGTCACGTCACTCTCTTCGCTATCCGCTTCACAACTCGGAGTTTCAGCACTCGTTTGTATCATGACTGTCTATACACTTGCCAGGATGTTCGGCTACGGAGCGAAGAACGAGTTCGTTGTCGAGAATCGGGTTGGTGCCCTTCCTTTTCAGTTTGTAAGATCCACGGGGCTGACACCTTCTTGCAGACTGTGGTCATCACGGGCGGCTCGGATGGCATGGGTCGAGCTGTCGCGATGCAGCTGGCCGAGAAAGGCGCCAACGTCGTCATTGTGGCTCGTACCGTCTCGAAGCTTCAGGCTGCACTCGAAGGCATCACTGTAAGCGGTTGCTTCGAACTGGCATAGTTCCCGTTGCTCACACATGTTTTCAGGCTGCGGCAACGAACCCGAAGCAACGCTTCCACTTCATCAGCGCCGACCTCACTGACGCCGCAGAATGCGAGCGAGTCCTTGAAGAGGTCACAGCGTGGAACGAGGGCATGCCCCCCGACGTTGTCTGGTGCTGCGCCGGATTCTGCAACCCGGGCTTCTTTGTCGACGTGCCCATCCAAACTCAACGTCAGCAGATGGACACCGTATACTGGACTGCGGCTAATACAGCCCATGCAACGCTCAAGAAGTGGCTTGcccccatccacccaagTGCGCAGATGAGTCTTCCCAAACGGCATCTCATTTTTACCTGCTCCACCCTGGCATTCGTTTCCATCGCCGGCTACGGACCTTACTCTCCGGCCAAGGCCGCAATTCGCTCTCTTTCCGATACCCTGAGTCAGGAGATCGAGATGTACAATGGAGCTCGCGCCCAGAGGCATCAGAATGCAGCCCCTGCGGCAGATGTCAAGATTCACACCGTTTTCCCCATGGGCATCCTTAGCCCTGGATTCGACAACGAACAGAAACTGAAGCCGGCCTTGACGAAAAAGCTCGAGGAGGCGGACAAGCCGCAGACTCCCCGCGAGGTCGCTACGGTTGCCATCGATGCTCTAGAACGCGGCGAGTATCTTATCACCACCATGTTCGTTGGTCATGTCATGAAGGGCACTGCCCTTGGTCCCAGCCCCCGAAACAGCCTGATCGGCGACACACTGTTGAGCTGGCTGAGCAGTCTGGTGTTCCTGCAGGTTATTCCAGACCTTCGAGGCAAGGCATTCAAATGGGGGAAAACCAACGGACTCCCTAATGGCAACTAGACGGATTGGTTGAGCGATGAGGGCGTGTTGTTTGTCTGGTTCTGTTCGGCGAGTGTCCCTATTATACCCCGACCTAGGAGTCGTCTTTCATCCTCTGTCTTGTCCTTCGTGTACTCCTACTCCAATATCATTACGAACGAAAAACAATGAATAATAATTGCATTCTGTCAAGATAAATTCTCCACCAGTACTATTACTAGCTGGTGCATATAGACCATCCGGGATAATGTCTACCGCTCCgtgacttgctctttccgttttagTGCTCACTGCTTGCTCCCTGCGTAGAACTGAACACGGCGCTAACTGAGCACAGTCTTGATCACCCTAAGTAAGCATACCCCCCAATAAAGTGCACCCCGCTAATTTCTTCCCTGTCCAACATTTTCCCCTTTGCATCGCTCGTATTTTTCCATGAACGAAAAAATGGCCTCAACAATGTGACTCTTGTTGGACCTGTGGCCCACCTCTTACCTCAGTGGCGAAATGCACGT
Encoded proteins:
- a CDS encoding uncharacterized protein (ID:PFLUO_004866-T1.cds;~source:funannotate); translation: MFGYGAKNEFVVENRTVVITGGSDGMGRAVAMQLAEKGANVVIVARTVSKLQAALEGITAAATNPKQRFHFISADLTDAAECERVLEEVTAWNEGMPPDVVWCCAGFCNPGFFVDVPIQTQRQQMDTVYWTAANTAHATLKKWLAPIHPSAQMSLPKRHLIFTCSTLAFVSIAGYGPYSPAKAAIRSLSDTLSQEIEMYNGARAQRHQNAAPAADVKIHTVFPMGILSPGFDNEQKLKPALTKKLEEADKPQTPREVATVAIDALERGEYLITTMFVGHVMKGTALGPSPRNSLIGDTLLSWLSSLVFLQVIPDLRGKAFKWGKTNGLPNGN